The following coding sequences are from one Lolium rigidum isolate FL_2022 chromosome 6, APGP_CSIRO_Lrig_0.1, whole genome shotgun sequence window:
- the LOC124667615 gene encoding putative disease resistance protein RGA3, which translates to MGTILDALTSKFLTKLVQLIENEVVMMLSIKKDIKRLKKNLEHFSAVREDAEALAMEDRRIEAWWKNMRDVMFDVDVIIDLVMVHSQKLLLPPRSVYCNQSMVSCFGKLSFDPKVARRIKDINDKLDEIKMNTEMFNLGRTSCQQFQVTFVDRNKTSPVDELEVVGKQIKQSVDDMVQIIVSSFHENRSSVLGIQGMGGIGKTTLAQKIYNEQVIREEFQVHIWLCISQSYTETGLLKQAIRMAGEKCDQLETKTELLPLLLDTIKGKSVFLVLDDVWKSDVWIDLLRSPFMRASNCHVLVTTRNHDVLAEMHATYTHQVNTMNYDDGLELLMKKSFQPYEQISEFKNVGYEIVKKCDGLPLAIKVVAGVLSTKRTTLEWKSIRDSKWSIHGLPEELAGSLYLSYSNLPPELKQCFLWCALLPPNFEIRRDAVSYWWVAEGFVRKEHELSIHEIAEEYYLELVRRNLLQPIPVFVDKGVSTMHDLLRSLGQFLTKDHSLFINGQSNGAMSNLRRLGISDAVEEIPSLEEHKCLRSLLLFNNKNFKSVDKDIFRKLQHIRVLVLSRTSIQNIPESLGRLVLLRLLDLSYTEINKLPDSTGSLISLEYLSLLGCRQLDSLPAGLMRLTKLSFLWLEHTAIDHVPKGIAKFQQLYGLKGVFESGTGFKLDELRYLPNIQRLWIEKLEKAAPGGDLVLKDSHNLRELGLCCTVASTQEIIRYQIHEVERIQQVYDMLIPSPSLEYIFVVAFPGTVFPGWLGSKPELTMPNLRHMHLNVCISCLELPPAGQMPHLQVFQIEGADAIESIGTEFLGRGVGSPTVFFPELELLHITRMCSLQSWSLDTGNPCDIMEGNLPQFLMPKLKRLLLVDCPKLRALPSVLLINLTRIHIEDAHELKDVVDLPAVVWLKLKNNSSLRRISSLGRLQDLLAQDCPMLDQANNLWSLRRVYMIDCMRAQEFRNCLTEEEQGILFHVATDGRNIFPDETLYN; encoded by the coding sequence ATGGGCACCATTCTGGATGCTCTCACTTCGAAATTTTTGACAAAGCTGGTTCAACTTATTGAAAACGAGGTTGTAATGATGCTAAGCATCAAAAAGGATATCAAGAGGCTGAAGAAAAACCTGGAACACTTCAGCGCTGTTCGTGAGGACGCCGAAGCTCTGGCCATGGAAGATAGACGGATAGAGGCATGGTGGAAGAACATGAGGGACGTTATGTTTGATGTTGATGTCATCATAGATCTTGTTATGGTTCATTCACAGAAGCTTTTGCTGCCACCTAGATCGGTATATTGCAATCAGTCTATGGTCTCTTGTTTTGGAAAGCTTTCATTTGATCCCAAGGTGGCTAGAAGAATTAAGGACATAAATGATAAGCTTGATGAGATTAAAATGAACACAGAGATGTTCAACCTGGGTAGAACAAGTTGTCAACAATTTCAAGTAACATTTGTGGATAGAAATAAGACATCTCCTGTTGATGAACTAGAGGTTGTCGGAAAACAGATCAAACAGTCCGTTGATGACATGGTACAAATTATTGTCAGTAGCTTCCACGAGAATAGGTCAAGCGTTTTGGGGATCCAAGGGATGGGAGGCATCGGTAAGACGACACTAGCTCAGAAGATATATAATGAGCAGGTGATAAGAGAGGAATTCCAAGTTCATATATGGTTATGCATTTCTCAGAGCTATACAGAGACCGGGTTGTTAAAGCAGGCAATACGAATGGCTGGAGAAAAGTGTGATCAATTAGAGACCAAAACCGAGCTTCTGCCACTTTTACTGGACACTATCAAAGGAAAGAGTGTATTTCTTGTGCTGGATGATGTGTGGAAATCTGATGTATGGATTGATCTTCTTCGATCGCCTTTCATGAGAGCCTCGAATTGCCATGTCCTTGTCACCACAAGAAATCATGATGTTTTGGCAGAAATGCATGCAACATATACTCACCAAGTAAACACAATGAATTATGATGATGGCTTAGAGCTGCTTATGAAGAAGTCCTTCCAGCCTTACGAGCAAATAAGTGAATTCAAGAATGTTGGGTATGAAATTGTAAAGAAATGTGATGGTCTTCCTCTCGCTATCAAGGTTGTTGCAGGTGTCCTATCTACCAAAAGAACAACTCTGGAATGGAAGAGCATCCGAGATAGCAAATGGTCCATTCACGGACTCCCAGAGGAACTCGCAGGCTCCCTGTATTTAAGTTACAGCAACTTACCCCCTGAACTTAAACAGTGCTTTCTCTGGTGTGCATTGCTGCCTCCTAATTTTGAAATCCGTCGTGATGCTGTATCTTACTGGTGGGTGGCCGAAGGTTTTGTGAGGAAAGAGCATGAGTTATCAATTCATGAAATAGCTGAAGAGTATTACCTTGAGCTAGTTAGGAGGAATCTTCTTCAGCCAATACCAGTGTTCGTGGACAAGGGTGTGTCAACGATGCACGATCTATTGAGGTCACTTGGACAATTTCTAACAAAGGACCACTCCCTTTTCATAAATGGACAAAGTAATGGTGCCATGTCAAATCTGCGCCGCTTAGGTATAAGTGATGCTGTAGAAGAAATACCCTCTCTAGAAGAGCACAAGTGCTTGAGGAGCCTCCTACTTTTTAACAACAAGAACTTCAAGTCAGTCGACAAGGACATTTTCAGAAAGCTTCAGCATATCCGTGTCTTAGTTCTCAGTCGAACAAGCATCCAAAACATACCGGAGTCACTGGGAAGGTTGGTGCTATTAAGGTTGCTAGATCTGAGCTATACGGAAATTAACAAACTTCCAGATTCCACAGGTAGCCTCATCAGCCTTGAATACCTCTCGTTGCTTGGTTGCCGCCAATTGGATAGCCTACCAGCAGGTCTGATGAGACTGACTAAACTAAGTTTTTTGTGGCTAGAGCATACTGCAATTGATCATGTTCCAAAAGGCATTGCAAAGTTTCAGCAGCTCTACGGCCTAAAAGGAGTTTTCGAGAGTGGGACTGGATTCAAATTAGATGAGTTGCGATACCTTCCCAATATCCAACGTCTGTGGATTGAGAAGCTAGAGAAAGCTGCACCAGGAGGTGATCTTGTACTTAAGGACAGCCATAATCTTAGAGAACTGGGACTGTGCTGCACAGTGGCTAGTACTCAAGAGATAATTCGGTACCAGATTCATGAGGTTGAGAGAATTCagcaagtctatgatatgcttattCCATCACCAAGCCTAGAATATATTTTTGTTGTTGCATTCCCTGGTACAGTGTTCCCAGGATGGCTAGGTTCAAAACCAGAGCTTACTATGCCCAATTTGCGTCATATGCACCTGAATGTGTGCATATCATGTTTAGAGCTTCCACCCGCAGGCCAGATGCCACACCTACAAGTTTTTCAGATTGAAGGTGCCGATGCTATAGAGAGCATTGGCACGGAATTCCTGGGTAGAGGAGTCGGAAGTCCAACAGTCTTTTTCCCAGAGCTTGAACTACTTCACATCACTCGCATGTGCAGTTTGCAAAGTTGGTCCCTCGACACTGGGAATCCCTGTGATATTATGGAGGGCAATCTTCCACAGTTTCTGATGCCTAAACTTAAGCGGCTGCTACTTGTTGATTGCCCAAAACTGAGAGCTCTCCCTTCGGTTTTGTTGATTAACCTGACGAGAATCCACATTGAAGATGCTCATGAGCTGAAAGATGTTGTGGACCTTCCTGCAGTTGTGTGGCTCAAGCTGAAGAACAACTCGAGTTTGAGGAGGATCTCCAGCCTAGGGAGGCTGCAGGACCTGCTTGCGCAGGACTGCCCAATGCTGGATCAAGCAAACAACCTGTGGTCGCTGAGACGAGTGTATATGATTGACTGTATGCGTGCCCAAGAATTCAGGAATTGTCTCACGGAAGAAGAACAAGGAATCCTGTTCCATGTTGCCACAGATGGACGTAATATCTTCCCAGATGAAACTCTCTACAATTAA